TCACATCCCATATCAGAAAAGAAATCACAAAATGAGACAAAAGTGTCCTCTAAAGTAAACCCTTTACTCACATGATAGAGTGACCAACCAACCCTTTTCAATTGGGAATTTTTTCTCTCTTAATATGGTTATCTGAGTAACAAGTAATAACTAATAGGTAATAACTTAAGTTGTCTGGTCTTTTCAGCTCTGCCCTAGCTAGCTAACCCAAGCCCTACTTTATAATCTAATTGGGGGGAGCTAAGTTAGATGCTGCAAAAAATCTAAAGAAGGTGGCAGAGGCACAGCTTTTTACCCTCCACTGACTCATCCCCACAGCCTTTTCCATTTTGGGGCTCCATATCAAGACCAGTTGTTATACATCTGCGACCGTTGATCACCATAGATCAAGAAGGTCTGAGTCTCAAACAGTACAGTGACTTCATACTATACACACCTCAGTGAAACTGACCTCACATAGAAAAGGTAGTAAAAGATGACTAAAGTAAATTCAATTATTATAAAACGATATCATATATGAAAATTTACCACTACTCTACTAGGATACTGCCCCAGCCCTTCTTTGGTATGATACAGTGCTACTTAGTTACTGTGGTCCAGCACATATCTAAAGAGAGAAATTAGAGAAAGAGTACAGACAAGTATATAGGCCCCAGTCCCATAAATCAATCCCTGTTCTTCTACCGTATATAATTAGGTAATTATTGTAACTAGTATAAATATATATATATATATATATTAATGATGAAGGTGATCTTTGCTTAGATCTTGTCCAACAAGTTTCTTTGATGAGGGTATGATTTTTTGGCTTCCCAATTGTTTCTGCATTTAAAGAAAAAACCCAAAAAAAAAAAAAACAGAAGACAAAATTAGAGTAATGATCATTCCCTTTTGACCCAAAATTGTTATTCTTTTTCTTCAGAGAATAGTAAAATCAGCAAAACTTACCACAGCAAAAAGTCAAGTTTCCCCATTGCTGGCCATGATCAACTTTCTTAGTTGCATTCCAGTGGTTCCATACCCAAAAGAAAACCTATAAAGTTCACAATTAATAGTTTAAGTTGACAAAGAACTACATTAGCAAGTGGCAACTACGAAAGTAATGACTACTATTGGGCGTGTGGTTTTGCTTGTTAAACAAGTAAAGAAGTAAGTAGTACCTGGGCTGGAGAGAACAGATTTTGGGGAAGTTGCATTGGAGGTAGAAGCAGAAGTGGTTGGCAGTAAATTGTTATTATTGCTATTGCTATTGGAAGATGAAGATATTGCTGAGGCGCTATCATTGAATTGTGCGGAAGCAGTTGAGAAGACATTAATGTGGTCTCCAGCTACTGCTGGTGAAGCAAACAGGTTCTCCGGGAGATTGTGCTCCACACTGTTGTTCGAAACAAAGGTAACATTCAATAATAGAGAATATATATATATAAATATATATATATATATATATGGACACTGAAAAAATTATATTCATATATACAGTGCTGCAACTATATACAATCAAGTTGAATACCTTTGATGGAGGTCACACTCTTCAGCATTGGATTGGTTCTTGCCACTCTTCTCCTCTTGTTGTTCACCATCTAAAGCATAAGTTTGGGAAATGATCGAGACTGATACAATGTCACAAAGGAGAAATGAATTAACTACCATTAACTTTTTACTTTTTACTGCATCAAGAGCTCAAGAACATGTTGAAGCCTAGCTAACCTTCTGAGACATCTGTGAAGGGTTGATTTTTAGGTGTCAGTGATAAAGTTGGGGAGGGAAATGGAGACCCTTCTGATTGACCTTGATAGTATTGATGATGATTGTTATTCTTGATGCCTAGAAGATGCATGTTCACAAGTCTTCTTTCTTGGAGTTCAATAGCATGCTCCAAATTAGCTTGGTCCTCTAATTTCCTTCGTAACATCATCTCTTGGGTACTGTAATACATTCTTGATCCTGCAAAAACATGAAAAAACGCCCTCAATTTACAGGGAGTTGCTAGTCTTCACCATTTACAGAAGCAGACAGACCAGGTGAGAAAATTTATTGTTACCAAGATTAAAGTCATATGGCTCCCTAGAGTCAACTCCGGATACGCTTGAACACAGAGAATAGTCCCCCCTCTCCAAATGTTGGTGTAGCTTCCTGAAATTGTATAATACAAAGAAAGTTAGATAACAATGTGGGAGAAGACCAGATTTGGCAAAATAAAACAAATCTGAAGAGTTAAAGATTGTTCAGTACTTGTCTGGTATTTTCCCCTTCTCCTTATAAGGCTTGACAAGCACCCGAGAATCACATACAAAATGAGGGTTCCCTTTGGCCAAAATGATCCTCACAGTTTCCGAATATACAAATGTAACAAACCCAAACATTCTCTTCTGCTGGTATGGAATCCTCACATCTTGCACGGGTCCAAACATGCTTCAAAAACCAAACAATCATGCTTCAAACCTACATACTTCATTGCTAGAAAGAAAAGGCTAATATAAAAAAATAATGATTACTTACTTGAAATAATTAGATACATCTTCTTCTCTAAATGTACTATCAGCTGGGAATGTCAAGTAGATCTGCCTTGAACTGGGAATTACATTTCCACCCAAACTCGAAATATCATTTCTCTCATGCTGGTATCTCCCAAACTTGTGAAGCTCTTCTCCCATCATCAATGACCTGAAACACATCAAAATGCTATCATAATTCATCATCAATCCCAAACCAAAAACTGAAGGTCCCTAATTACAAGTATGAGGAATATACCTTTGTGCGTCATTTTGTTGTTGCTGCATCAGAAAGTTGAGGCACTTGTTGTAAGGCAAAGAAGAACCATTAGACATGAACTGAGAGACTGCAGCAAGTTTGTGTTGCTGAGCAGCAGCATTGGATCTGAGCAAGTCTTCACACTGCTCAAGCATACCGACATTTCCAGGAAAACCATCACCGTGGAGAAAACGGCAACTATTTCCATTTTTACAAAACCCTCTTGCAAAATACGAGCAGGGCTTCCATCCCAGCCCGGAATTCACATCTTCAGAACCAAAAGCACACTCACAGTGAGCAGAGTGGCTTTGCTTGTTCATGGAGTTCGTACCATAAACACCTTCAAGGCCTCCATCGAAAAACTCCTCCTCGGTCCTCGGATCATTGAGGAAAGAAAACTGGAAGTTGTCAACAAGCTCAGTGGCACTAGAAGAGTCATTGATGGATGGCGATAAAGACCCAGAAGCTAGGTTAGTGCTTTTGCTAACAACATTGGCATAAGAAGGGGAACAAGTGGAGCTGGGACTAATGGGGTTGCTGAGGCTCCAAAGATTCGAGGTTGGAGAAGATGAAAGGGAAAGTGGGTTGGGCCTGGAAATGGGGTTGAAGGATGGAGTCTTGGAATGAACAAGACCCAGTTGGGTTTTGGCATTGATGATGAGATTGTGAAGCAGAGTCTCTGGTCCAAATGCCAAGCGTATCATCTCCTTCTCACTCTGGTCCTGAATCAAAAGGTACCCCATGATTTTCGACGCATTTTCAGAATCCAAGTTCTGGATTCTCGAGAAAACGATCTTGGTAGCCTCGTATGAATCCATGGGAGGCAAAACAGAGAAACCCAGTACAAATAAAAAACCAGAGAGAGATGAATAAGAGAAAAGGAAGAAGCAGAGAAAGAGGGAGAGAGTGACGCTGGGCCAAGCTAGCTGGCTATAAAAAGAAGCAATAATGGGTGTGGGTGGATTAATTTAGTATAATCATTGTCATAATAAGGGCTGTAAAACAGAGACTAAAGCAAAACCAGAACAGTACGAGTTGGGTACTGTTTGGTTCTGAACTGTGAAGATGATTGACGAAGACGAAGAAGAAGATCATGAAGCTACTCCTCTTGGATACTAGCTTAGAACCACAAGCTCAACATAATAGGTACATTGATGAAGGATGACAGTGTACAGAAGTTGCAGCCTTGGGAGAGTAAACTCACTCTCACACACACAGAGTGGGACACTGGGTTCATTATTTTTTCTTCTTCTTTTGAAATGTGTTGGTGTCTTTACAGAAAGAGACAAAGAGTGGGAGAACGGGTTCAAAATACTTGTTTAAACAAGGTGCGTGAGAGAGAGAGAGAGAGAGAGAGAGAGAGAGAGAGAGAATAAGTAAANNNNNNNNNNNNNNNNNNNNNNNNNNNNNNNNNNNNNNNNNNNNNNNNNNNNNNNNNNNNNNNNNNNNNNNNNNNNNNNNNNNNNNNNNNNNNNNNNNNNNNNNNNNNNNNNNNNNNNNNNNNNNNNNNNNNNNNNGAGAGAGAGAGAGACTAGAAATTAGAAAAGAGGGGAACAGTAAGATCCCTCGTTACCTAAAAAGCAAATCACTGCTTTATTTCAAGTCACTTCCTCAAATCAATCACACGAGGAGCTGTAGTTTTTGAGAAATTTTTCTTCCGCAGAAAGTTAATACAGCTGTAACTAAAATCTTACACGATCACAGTAAAAAGTACAAAAGTTACTGAGTAGGTCATCTTCTTTGATAAGTAAAAGAAAAGGTTTCCGTAAGTTTTGTTACCAAGACGTGGAAGAAATTAGGGCTAATTACATATAAATTCATTGGGTCTGGTTCAATGACTTTCTTATTTTACATATTTTTTTATATTTTTTTATGATCATTAGATTTTAAAACTTTTAATAGTCTAAATTAATTACCAATATAATGTCAACACACAAGAATGTGACCTTCTTATTTTACACACTTTTTGACACTTCTCTGTGGCCATTAGATTTTAAAACTTTTAATGGTCTAAATTAATTACCAATATAATGTCAACACACAAGAATGTGATGTGGCAAGTGACATGGCTATGACTATTTATTTTCATAACAAATTAGATTATACTTTTCTTATAAAAAAAATATAAAAAAAAACAAATCCAATTCTAACTAGCTTGTTTCGTCCAAAAAATAATAATTTTAACTAGCTTAGAAAATCAAAATCAAATCGTAATAAAAAGAAGAAAAACATAAGAATGTCAAAAGAAGAACGTTAGACGAAGAAAAACAACGTCATTAGGCATACCCATTACAATTTCAATGATCAAGATTGTTATTTTTTTTCTTGGTGATGGGTTTGTCGATGGGAAAGGTGATTAAGATTTTGAATAAATGCTTTGGACAATTTCTACGATCAAAAGTGTTTTGTATCCTTGGTGATAGCTTTGTTGATGGGAAAGTGACGAATATTTTGGATAGATGATTTGGATGTTGCTGGGTGTGGAGCAACTTATATGTGTTCTTCTTTTGACGGTCTTATATATGCTATACAAATGATAAAATGGAGCTCCTAGATTTGTCTTTTAATATGAATATGAATATATGATGGTCTGCATATTGCACGTCTCTTTGGGCATGCTTCATAATTTACAGTATCTGAATCTTTGATCCAACTCTTTATGGGGCACAATTCCAGAGTCTATTTGAACCTGGGAAACTCTAGACCTCAGTATCATATGAATGGTTCCAGACCTCAGTTGTATGTGAATGATTCTTCTTCTTCCGTTCTTATTTTATTTATTGTGTACTGTTTGATTTTGATTTTTCAAGTTAGAATTAGATTTATTTATTTTTAATAAAAAGAAGTATATTGCGACATGTCACCTGCCACATCACATTCATGTGTGTTGACATTATATTGGTAATTAATTTAGATCTTTAAAAGTTTTAAAATCTGATGGCCACGAAGAAATGTAAAAAATTGTGTAAAAAATGAAGGCCCTTGAACCGGACCCAAATTCATTTGGAGACATTTTATCCCACATAAGTCTACCCCAACATTTTTATCCACATAAGTCCACCTAAGTCTAAATAGAGTCTGGGTCAATTACATAGAAGCCCATTTTGAGACATTTTATCCCACATAAGTCCACCTCAACATTTTTACCCACATAAGTCCACCCAAGCCTAAATAGAGTCTTATCTTAGGTATTGAAGTTCAACAAAATAGAAAATTTCATAGAAGTCATATTTTCAATATTTTTCTCCTTCATAAGCCCACCCTAACATTTTTGTTCATGCAAGTCCACTTTGTGGCCCAAATCCAACAGCTTACTTGTGTACCATACCTAAAATACCCTCGGTCTCAAATCCATCAGCCATCTCTGTGTCTCACCCAAAACGTCTCTCTCTCTCTCTCTCNCTNCTCTCTCTCTCTACTACTACTACTACTACCGTTACTACTACTACTACTACTACTACTACTACTACTACTACTACTACTACTACTACTACTACGTACGTACTACTCTACTACGTACTACGTACTACNNNNNNNNNNNNNNNNNNNNTACTTACTTACTACTACTACTACTACTACTACTACTACTTACTACTACGTACTACGTACTACTACTACTACTACTACTACTACTACTACTACTACTACTACTACTACCTACCTACTACCTACCTACCTACCTACCTACCTACCTACCTACCTCTACGTCCTACTCTCTACTCTCTCTCTCTCTCTCTCTCTCTCTCTCTCTCTCTCTCTCTCTCTCTCTCTCTCTCTCTCTCTCTCTCCCCCCCCCATTCTTTACCTTTGATTGACGATGACGACACCTCTACTTCGATGCCGGTGGATCGACGACAACAACACTTGGACCTCGACGCCAACAGCTCGACCTCGACGCTGTTGGCTCAACGACGCTTCGACCTCGACGCCGCCGGATCGACGACGTCAAGGTTTCCTCTGCCACATCGACGAATACCAGATCTAAAGGCGACCTGAAGATCCAGATCTCCTTTTGACGGTTCCGATCAGATCTTGGCCGTCGTCGACGTCCTCTTAGGAGCCGATAAGCGCGTGAACAACCACCGTATCACTCGCTTCCTCAAATCCGGCAAGTACGCCTAGCACGTCAGCGCCGAAGCCCCGGTCTACCTTGCCGCAGTCCTCGGGTATCTCGCCGCCGAGGTAAATCACTCAATCCTCACCATTAATTCAAATTTTCTGAAAACCTTAATCTGTTTCTAATTTTTTTTCTCTCTGTGATTTTAGGTTTTGGAATTGGCCGGAAACGCAGCCAGGGACTCGGATTGTGCCACGTCACATCCAATTGAGATTTGTAACTATGTATCAGAGAGAGAATATAAGAGAGAAAATCTAATTTTTTGATTGTATGACAGTCTATAATTTTGTTGAACTTCAATACCTAAGATAAGACTCTATTTAGGCTTGGGTGGACTTATGTGGGTAAAAATGTTGGGGTGGACTTATGTGGGATAAAATGCTTCAAAATGGACTTCTATGTAATTGGCCCTTCAACAAAATTACAAACTGTCATCTAACCAAAAAATTAGATTTTATCTCTTATATTTTCTCTCTGATACATAGTTACAAATCTCAGTTGGATGTGACGTGGCACAATCCGAGTCCCTGGCTGCGTTTCCGGCCAATTCCAAAACCTAAAATCACAGAGAGAAAAAAAATCAGAAACAGATTAAGGTTTTCAGAAAATTTGATTTGACGGTGTGGATTGAGTGATTTATCTCGGCGGTGAGATACCCGAGGACGGCGGCGAGGTAGACTGGGGCGTCGACGCGCTCAGCGTACTTGCCGGATTTGAGGAAGCGAGCGATACGGTGGTTGTTCACGCGCTTATCAGCGGCTAAGAGGACGTTGACGACAGAGAAGATCTTATCGAAGCCGTCAAAAGGAGATTTGGATCTTCAGGCCGCCTTTAGATTTGGTATTCGTCTATGTGGCAGAGGAAACCTTGACATCGTCGATCCAGTGGCGTCGAGGCGTCGTTGAGCCGGCAGCGTCAAGGTCCAAGTTTTGTTGTCGTTGATCCATCGACATCAAAGTAGAGGTGTCGTCATCGTCGGGATCAAAGGTGAAGAATGGAGAGAGAGAGAGAGAGAGAGAGAGAGAGAGAGAGAGAGAGAGAGAGAGAGAGAGAGAGAGAGAGAGAGAGAGANNNNNNNNNNNNNNNNNNNNGTATTGGGTGAGACATAAAGATGGCTGATGGATTTGAGACCGAGGGTATTTTAGGTATGGTACACAAGTAGCTGTTGGATTTGGGCCAGAAAGTGGACTTGCATGAACAAAAATGTTATGGTGGATTTATGAAGGAGAAAATATTGAAAAGAGGACTTCTATGAAATTTTAATAAATGGCCTCACAACTTGTTTTTAAAAAAAAATAGAATTGAAATTTGTTTAGTCTTTGTGGTTTGAATTCGACATCTGTTTAGTCCTTGTGGTTTTAATTTAATCTGAATAGTCCTTAAAGTCACAATTTTCATCCAAATAGTCCTTATGATTTTATTTTAATCTGAATAGTCTTTAAAGTCATGATTTTTCATCCAAATAATCATTCAGACAATTTTCTCAGTTAAAGGCCATAAGGACTATTTGGATGAAAAATCATGACTTTAAGGACTATTCAGATTAAAATAAAACCATAAGAACCATTTGGATGAAAAATCGTAACTTTAAGGACTATTCAGATTAAAATAAAACCATAAAGACTAAACAGATGTCGACTTCAAACCACAAGGACTATACAATATTTTACCCAAAAAATATTTATAAAAATTGTGGCCAGACGTGTGATATCAGAGATTGAAAGTTGAGTGAGTTGAGAGTGATATTATTCCTTTGGTATTTATGACATTATTCCTATGGTGTTGAAACCGTGAAGCTTAGTAGCGGAATGTGCCCATATGTCGTGCCGATCATGTGTCACCTTAGTTGTGTACGTACGGAAAACGGCAACGAATTCCATATGGCATGGGCCAGTGAATGGTCACTCTCGCTAACAATGGCTGGTATGGAAAAGTAAACGAGAATACTGAGGGATTTGCTAATGAGCGGTAGTTGACCTGTTTTGCGGAGTAAGTCAAACCAAGGTTTTGGTCACTTGAAAAGATGGAAATTCCTGCAAGTGTGTATCTTTAATAAATCTAACCCTTGTGTTAGCATGCTACATATGTTCTCCCAAAATCTCAAAGGATGATTTTGGTTGCCAGTTTTCAGAGTTGTTTGACTTTGTGAGCTCATTTCTTTATGTATATTATATGAGTTTTCACTTTGTTTTCAAACCAAGTATTGGTGGGCTAGCTCATATTAGGCAATTAAGGACGAACGCTCACCCTTACATTAGGTTGATTGCAGATACTATGTACTGACAAGGGATAGTGGCCGAGGGAGCTAACCGTGTATAGACAAAGAATGGTTACAAAGGGAGCTGGGTGTGTGAAATGAAGCTTAGTGTTGTTTGTCATTTCTTTGTGGTGAGGACCTATTCTGCTTTAAGTCTTTTAATCTTTTGTATTCTCGGCTCAGAATGTGTATTCATAATACTTGTATGCTTTGTTAGCTTTAAGCGTTGTAATATCGTTTTAAAACTTGACACTTAAGCCGCCACCTTCCGTTTTAAACTCATATTAGTGCTCGTGAAGTAAATGTTTCTTTACTTGAAATACTAAATAACATTATTCAAAAGGCCTCGTGAATTTAGGTTAGCGGGTCGTCGGGTCGTCTTTTGACATGTCAGTCGCTCATTGGTTTACTACGTTGCGAATTTCCCTCATGTTGGGCTGTCACATAGATTTCCCAAATTTGGTTTCAAAAAGTTATTATGTAAATATAAGTTTTACTCTAAGTGTGTTTCCGTTTTAACTTTTGCATTTGAAAGTTTGCGAAATGTTTCTTTTTAACTATATTTTGGATTTCAAAAGTTGGGTTTCGTTCAAGTAATCTGAAAATGTTCTCTAAACTATTTTCAAACAAATATTTTAAGATGTTTAGAAAGATTTGCTTCATAAAAAAATGTTTCTTTTATAAACTTACAAGTTTGACGTTCAGAAACCAAGCCGACAATCAAGAAGTATTGCAAGTAAAATGATTTGTTAAAGTTTGTTCTTTTGTTTTAACGACATTGGATTTCTGATGTTTCAAGGTTTTCCAAGTTTCAAGGTTTCAAGTATCGAAAAGGTCTAAGAAATGTTCGAGGTTAGTTTTGAGACTCAAATCTCAGTACTATTTAGCGACAACATAAATGTTGTTCTTACATAGTGAGCCTGATCCTAGAAATCTCTAATTTTTTAGAACTTCGATTCCTTGCTAGTTGAAACCGAATAAAAATATTATTTTAAATTTGGAATTGTGACCTTGTTCAAATGAATTGTGCATTTCTAAATTATCCCGTAACAAGTTTTCATTGTGAAATGTCAATCGTGTTTTGATTTGAAAGTTTGGATGACATTGAGTTATGGGACCCGGATCCTCTCCTAAGAATTCCCTCCTAATATTGTTTAATAAGTGCACCTTAGTCGTCCAATATTAATCAACGGTCAAGATGTCTCCTCTTTAACTTAAAACTATTTTCTCATCTGAACTCCCATCTCTCTCGAATCAAATTCTCGTTCTCTTCGTATTATCTTGTCACCACCATCTCCTAAGTCCAGGCCCTTCCACTCCACTACCACCACAACAACCCCTCTTCTATGTCGTTGCATTTCAACCCCTACTCCCCACCTCCTCTATCGCTGACTGAAACTGTCACATCCCGACCTTTATATTTTTACCTTATTTACTAGCCTGATTATAATAAGAATTTTACCGTCTCAGTCATTGAGTAAATAGTTTAATTGGTCCCTAGAGGGGTTTCAGAGACGATTATGTGCGGAGGATTATTCGTATGAGGAAAATACGACGACGGTAAAAATGGTAAATTTTAGCTAGTAAAAGGTAATTTTTATTCGGGTATTATTTTTTCGGGGTGTTTTTATTTTTGAAAGATTGGATTAAGTGTTGTGGACCGGTTTGGGGTGAGGCCCAAAACCCTTTTTCTCTTCTCCCTCTCTCCCGATTCTCTCTCCTCCCACCCGATTTTCTCCTCTCTCCACCCGGAAATTTCACCACCGCCGTCCGCCGCCGTCCGGCCACCACCGACCGCCAGACTGGTCCCGTTCGGACCCTTGCCTCTTCCTCTCTCATCCTGGACCGGTGCACGCGCCCGGAACGCCGCCGTGAAGGAGCGGTCAACCCCGAAAGGTTCGACTGCCGGAAAGGGTCCTTCGCCGNNNNNNNNNNNNNNNNNNNNACATATTTTATAGAGTCTGAGAGGCTCGATATTTTATGGGATAAAAGTTTTATCGCTTGCGGCATGCATTCGATTTTTCCTTAGCAATTAATTTGGAGAAACATAAATATTTTATTTATTATTTTATTTTGTCCACTCACTCTAACGTTATTAAATGTTTTCCCCTGGGCCCTTCGTTTTAAATTGCCCAGTCTGCAGAGTTCGGGTTGGATCTAGTAGGAGACGAGGCATAGTCACCCGCATTTCTGCCAGTTTTCGCCAGTAGGTTACCCGTTCAACCTACTCGTGTTTTCTTGCTTCCGCTTGTGTTTAGTAGCTCTGAATACTTTAGAATTTTTGTATATTATGTGATGTTCAGAAGTGTTAAATTAAGAGTGTAATATGAAATTTTCGAGTTAGGGTTGTCCATCTGCAAGAGAGATTTTCTTAATCTTTTCAGTAAATTTTCCTTGGAGGTGGTCCCCGCACGACTTACTCTGGGTTTCAGGGTGAAATTCGGGGTGGGTCGTGTCAGAAACCGACCCATTTCTCTCCGCCGGTCATTCATCCAAACGGTACCCAAGAAGACTTCCTCGCCATCGCCGACCACTTCAACTCCTCCTCTATGCCGCCTCTACCGTAGTCGTCAACCCTCCAAACCCTTCTGTTTTAGATCTCAACCTCTCTCTAGCCGAGACCTTCTCCCGTATCTCCAACTCTGATGAGATTTCCGTCGCCGATGCTCCTAATTCCAAACTATGATTCTTTATGAACTCCATGCGTTTGTTAAAATGCCTCTTTCAGATTCT
The window above is part of the Fragaria vesca subsp. vesca linkage group LG2, FraVesHawaii_1.0, whole genome shotgun sequence genome. Proteins encoded here:
- the LOC101291700 gene encoding zinc finger CCCH domain-containing protein 53-like, with the translated sequence MDSYEATKIVFSRIQNLDSENASKIMGYLLIQDQSEKEMIRLAFGPETLLHNLIINAKTQLGLVHSKTPSFNPISRPNPLSLSSSPTSNLWSLSNPISPSSTCSPSYANVVSKSTNLASGSLSPSINDSSSATELVDNFQFSFLNDPRTEEEFFDGGLEGVYGTNSMNKQSHSAHCECAFGSEDVNSGLGWKPCSYFARGFCKNGNSCRFLHGDGFPGNVGMLEQCEDLLRSNAAAQQHKLAAVSQFMSNGSSLPYNKCLNFLMQQQQNDAQRSLMMGEELHKFGRYQHERNDISSLGGNVIPSSRQIYLTFPADSTFREEDVSNYFNMFGPVQDVRIPYQQKRMFGFVTFVYSETVRIILAKGNPHFVCDSRVLVKPYKEKGKIPDKKLHQHLERGDYSLCSSVSGVDSREPYDFNLGSRMYYSTQEMMLRRKLEDQANLEHAIELQERRLVNMHLLGIKNNNHHQYYQGQSEGSPFPSPTLSLTPKNQPFTDVSEVSIISQTYALDGEQQEEKSGKNQSNAEECDLHQSVEHNLPENLFASPAVAGDHINVFSTASAQFNDSASAISSSSNSNSNNNNLLPTTSASTSNATSPKSVLSSPGFLLGMEPLECN